A stretch of Arthrobacter sp. NEB 688 DNA encodes these proteins:
- a CDS encoding acylphosphatase, with translation MDEGARGGTERATVFVRGRVQGVGFRWWTRARALELGLAGWARNTADGRVEVVAEGARADVEALLRLLREEPSGAGRPGQVTLVSAPLWAAAKGETGFRER, from the coding sequence ATGGACGAGGGCGCGCGGGGCGGCACCGAGCGGGCGACCGTCTTCGTCCGGGGCCGGGTGCAGGGGGTCGGCTTCCGGTGGTGGACGCGGGCCCGGGCGCTCGAGCTGGGCCTGGCCGGCTGGGCGCGCAACACCGCCGACGGGCGGGTCGAGGTCGTCGCCGAGGGGGCGCGCGCGGACGTCGAGGCGCTGCTCCGGCTGCTGCGCGAGGAGCCGTCGGGCGCCGGCCGGCCGGGGCAGGTGACGCTCGTGTCCGCCCCGCTGTGGGCGGCGGCCAAGGGGGAGACCGGCTTCCGCGAGCGCTGA
- a CDS encoding chorismate mutase, protein MGGVSDIPPDLARLRSSIDNIDAALVHLLAERFKCTQAVGELKAAAGLPAADPGREERQVTRLRALADESGLDPQFAEAFLNFIIAEVIHHHEHIAGAGS, encoded by the coding sequence ATGGGTGGCGTGAGCGACATCCCCCCGGACCTCGCGCGGCTGCGCTCGAGCATCGACAACATCGACGCCGCGCTCGTGCACCTGCTCGCCGAGCGGTTCAAGTGCACCCAGGCCGTGGGCGAGCTCAAGGCCGCCGCGGGCCTGCCCGCCGCCGACCCGGGGCGCGAGGAGCGCCAGGTCACGCGCCTGCGGGCGCTCGCCGACGAGTCGGGCCTGGACCCGCAGTTCGCCGAGGCGTTCCTCAACTTCATCATCGCCGAGGTCATCCACCACCACGAGCACATCGCGGGCGCCGGCTCCTGA
- the smc gene encoding chromosome segregation protein SMC — translation MYLKTLTLKGFKSFASATTMRLEPGITCVVGPNGSGKSNVVDALAWVMGEQGAKSLRGGKMEDVIFAGTAGRAPLGRAEVSLTIDNTDGALPIAYTEVTITRTMFRGGGSEYAINGTGCRLLDVQELLSDSGLGREMHVIVGQGQLDTVLRATPEERRGFIEEAAGVLKHRRRKERALRKLDQMEGNLTRVQDLTGEIRRQLGPLGRQAEAARRAAVVQADVRDSRLRLLADDLVQLTGIVEQEVADETALLERRTAVEDALATVRGRLTEVERQAADAAPELGRAQERVVRLQSLRDRLESTGSVAAERVRLLSQDEVHETTSGRDPEELRAQAARAREAEELLQAEIAETTQALQDAVAAREDAEKAFAAEQQRLARLARAAADRREGLAKLAGQVGARRSRIEAGEAEIGRLQALVTEARQRATDAEREFASLEGGIAHEEEGEEGLDTTYEAAAERLAAAEAEVERLQQEEREAERDRTTAQARLEALELSLRRKDGAATLLEAADDAHAVIGAVAALVQVSKGHEAAVAAALGWASEALAVGSADAAAAALASLRDTDGGRAALLVGETAAPEDPSGWPALDADAVWARDVVTAPGTVLPAVHQVLERVALVPTAAHAVALVARHPGVTAVTADGDVFGPGWARGGSSAGESLLEVQAALDETRGTLAEATARGERVRFALTAAREKAAAAETEVDAALEALHESDARMAAVAERLGGLGAAMRTAGAEAERAEKAIANAQERLEGDRAELDALAQRLAEAESEPAADDTDPSTDERDRLELDASRARTAETEVRLTLRTKEERARSLAGRADSLEGAARNEIAARERLRERREKRRREAEVAAAVHEAAGWAVEQVAAALTRAATLRDAAEAERVERDRTVAGLRERLGTVQDELRDLTDAAHRDEMARARQLARIEQLQARAVEELGVDPDVLVEEFGPHQPVPHVAAPGEDPDALPEPQPYVREEQEKRLRKAERALSALGRVNPLALEEFAALEERHTFLTTQLEDLKRSKRDLLDIVKEVDERVEQVFTEAFYDTQAQFERVFQRLFPGGEGRLVLTDPDHMLTTGIEVEARPPGKKVKRLSLLSGGERSLVAVALLVAIFKARPSPFYIMDEVEAALDDTNLGRLITLFEELRDSSQLIVITHQKRTMEVADALYGVSMRGDGVTTVVSQRIRDVAASA, via the coding sequence ATGTACCTCAAGACGCTGACCCTCAAGGGGTTCAAGTCCTTCGCCTCGGCGACGACGATGCGCCTCGAGCCCGGCATCACCTGCGTCGTCGGGCCGAACGGCTCGGGCAAGTCCAACGTCGTCGACGCGCTCGCCTGGGTGATGGGCGAGCAGGGGGCCAAGAGCCTGCGCGGCGGCAAGATGGAGGACGTCATCTTCGCCGGCACCGCCGGCCGCGCGCCCCTCGGGCGCGCCGAGGTCAGCCTGACGATCGACAACACCGACGGCGCCCTGCCCATCGCCTACACCGAGGTGACGATCACCCGGACGATGTTCCGTGGCGGCGGCTCCGAGTACGCGATCAACGGCACCGGCTGCCGCCTGCTCGACGTCCAGGAGCTGCTCTCCGACTCCGGCCTCGGCCGCGAGATGCACGTCATCGTCGGCCAGGGCCAGCTCGACACCGTCCTGCGCGCGACCCCCGAGGAGCGGCGCGGGTTCATCGAGGAGGCCGCCGGCGTCCTCAAGCACCGCCGCCGCAAGGAGCGCGCGCTGCGCAAGCTGGACCAGATGGAGGGCAACCTCACCCGCGTCCAGGACCTCACCGGCGAGATCCGCCGCCAGCTCGGACCGCTCGGGCGCCAGGCCGAGGCCGCGCGCCGCGCCGCGGTCGTCCAGGCCGACGTGCGCGACTCCCGCCTGCGCCTGCTCGCCGACGACCTCGTCCAGCTGACCGGCATCGTCGAGCAGGAGGTCGCCGACGAGACCGCCCTCCTCGAGCGGCGCACCGCCGTCGAGGACGCCCTCGCGACCGTCCGCGGCCGGCTCACCGAGGTCGAGCGGCAGGCCGCCGACGCCGCCCCCGAGCTCGGCCGCGCCCAGGAGCGCGTCGTGCGCCTGCAGAGCCTGCGCGACCGCCTCGAGTCCACCGGGTCGGTCGCCGCCGAGCGGGTGCGCCTGCTCTCGCAGGACGAGGTGCACGAGACCACCTCCGGCCGCGACCCCGAGGAGCTGCGCGCGCAGGCCGCCCGCGCCCGCGAGGCCGAGGAGCTGCTCCAGGCCGAGATCGCCGAGACCACGCAGGCCCTGCAGGACGCCGTCGCCGCCCGCGAGGACGCCGAGAAGGCGTTCGCCGCCGAGCAGCAGCGCCTCGCGCGCCTGGCCCGCGCCGCGGCCGACCGCCGCGAGGGCCTGGCCAAGCTCGCCGGCCAGGTCGGCGCCCGGCGCAGCCGCATCGAGGCGGGGGAGGCCGAGATCGGCCGGCTCCAGGCCCTCGTCACCGAGGCCCGCCAGCGCGCCACCGACGCCGAGCGCGAGTTCGCCTCCCTCGAGGGCGGCATCGCCCACGAGGAGGAGGGCGAGGAGGGGCTCGACACGACGTACGAGGCCGCGGCCGAGCGGCTCGCCGCCGCCGAGGCCGAGGTCGAGCGCCTCCAGCAGGAGGAGCGCGAGGCCGAGCGCGACCGCACCACCGCGCAGGCCCGCCTCGAGGCGCTCGAGCTGAGCCTGCGCCGCAAGGACGGCGCGGCCACCCTGCTCGAGGCCGCCGACGACGCGCACGCCGTCATCGGGGCCGTCGCCGCCCTCGTCCAGGTCTCCAAGGGGCACGAGGCCGCGGTCGCCGCGGCGCTCGGCTGGGCCTCCGAGGCGCTCGCCGTCGGGTCGGCGGACGCCGCCGCGGCGGCGCTCGCCTCCCTGCGCGACACCGACGGCGGCCGGGCCGCCCTGCTCGTCGGCGAGACCGCCGCCCCCGAGGACCCGTCGGGGTGGCCGGCGCTCGACGCGGACGCCGTCTGGGCGCGCGACGTCGTCACCGCCCCCGGCACCGTCCTGCCCGCCGTGCACCAGGTGCTCGAGCGGGTCGCCCTCGTGCCGACGGCCGCGCACGCGGTCGCCCTCGTGGCCCGTCACCCCGGCGTCACCGCCGTCACCGCCGACGGTGACGTCTTCGGCCCGGGCTGGGCCCGCGGGGGCAGCAGCGCCGGCGAGAGCCTCCTCGAGGTGCAGGCGGCGCTCGACGAGACCCGCGGGACCCTCGCCGAGGCCACCGCCCGCGGCGAGCGGGTCCGGTTCGCGCTCACCGCCGCCCGCGAGAAGGCCGCCGCCGCCGAGACCGAGGTCGACGCGGCGCTCGAGGCGCTCCACGAGTCCGACGCCCGGATGGCCGCCGTCGCCGAGCGCCTCGGGGGCCTCGGCGCCGCGATGCGCACCGCCGGCGCCGAGGCCGAGCGCGCCGAGAAGGCCATCGCCAACGCGCAGGAGCGGCTGGAGGGCGATCGCGCCGAGCTCGACGCCCTCGCCCAGCGGCTCGCGGAGGCCGAGTCCGAGCCCGCCGCCGACGACACCGACCCCTCGACCGACGAGCGCGACCGGCTCGAGCTCGACGCCAGCCGGGCGCGCACGGCCGAGACCGAGGTCCGCCTCACCCTGCGCACGAAGGAGGAGCGGGCCCGCTCGCTCGCGGGCCGCGCCGACTCCCTCGAGGGCGCCGCCCGCAACGAGATCGCCGCCCGCGAGCGGCTGCGCGAGCGCCGCGAGAAGCGCCGCCGCGAGGCCGAGGTCGCCGCCGCCGTCCACGAGGCCGCCGGGTGGGCGGTCGAGCAGGTCGCCGCCGCCCTGACCCGCGCCGCCACCCTGCGCGACGCCGCCGAGGCCGAGCGGGTCGAGCGCGACCGCACCGTCGCCGGGCTGCGCGAGCGGCTCGGCACCGTCCAGGACGAGCTGCGCGACCTCACCGACGCCGCGCACCGCGACGAGATGGCCCGCGCCCGGCAGCTGGCGCGCATCGAGCAGCTCCAGGCGAGGGCGGTCGAGGAGCTCGGCGTCGACCCCGACGTGCTCGTGGAGGAGTTCGGGCCGCACCAGCCCGTGCCCCACGTCGCCGCGCCGGGGGAGGACCCCGACGCGCTGCCCGAGCCGCAGCCCTACGTCCGCGAGGAGCAGGAGAAGCGCCTGCGCAAGGCCGAGCGGGCGCTGTCGGCCCTCGGCCGGGTCAACCCCCTCGCGCTGGAGGAGTTCGCGGCGCTCGAGGAGCGGCACACCTTCCTCACGACGCAGCTCGAGGACCTCAAGCGCTCCAAGCGTGACCTGCTCGACATCGTCAAGGAGGTCGACGAGCGCGTCGAGCAGGTCTTCACCGAGGCGTTCTACGACACGCAGGCGCAGTTCGAGCGGGTCTTCCAGCGCCTCTTCCCCGGGGGCGAGGGGCGCCTGGTCCTCACCGACCCCGACCACATGCTGACGACCGGCATCGAGGTCGAGGCCCGTCCGCCGGGCAAGAAGG